GAGAACCCTGGTTCCCACGTTGGGCAGGATTAGAGGATGAAGTTGATGGTGGTGTTTTTGGTTTGTAGATGGAAAGTTTGATACGCGTACTTGCAAGATCAACCAGTTCTCCTGCTTTTGGCGTTTGATCTACAACCGTGCCCTCTTTTGTTCCTTCAGGAGTCGATACTTCAACAACTTCGATATTAGCCTCTTTTACACCGACAATCTGAGTCAGATTATTCTTAGTAAATTCAAGACTTGAGCCGATGTAGCTAGGCATGCTGACACTAGTCACCTTCTTAGCTACTGTTAAGGTAATCGTAGTAGCTTTTGAGAGATCATAAGTCGAACCCGAAGCAGGAGTCTGTCTAAGGATGGTTCCAGGTTCACTTTCGCTGGATTCTTCCTCTTCCATCTTGATTAGATTTTCAGGAACCTTCTTCTCCTTGAGTTCGGCTACAACATCCGTATACTTACGTCCGACGTAATTGCTCAATTGGAAAGATTGCTTCCCAGAAGAAACAATCAAATTGACCTTGGTTCCTTCTTTTCGGCCACTACCAGCTTCTGGATCCGTTCGAATAACGCGTCCTTCCGCTACTGTATCGCTAGCCTCCGATTTCTCTTCACCAGCTTCAAACTTGGATTTTTTGAGTGCTTCTTTGGCCTCTGCAACGGTTTGTCCAGCCACATCAGGAATGGGAATCGTTGCAGGTGTTCTAGACAAAATCCAGATTAAAGAGGCCGCAACCAATAGAAGACTGGCCAAAAGAATCATATAGCGAGCCTTAAATTTCCGTTTCTTAGCTGGCTTTGGCGCTGGAACCGGTTCTGCCACTGGTTGAGTCGGTTTCTTTGGCTGAGGGCGTTCTTCCTGCGCAGGTGCTTTAGGAATCGATGTCAGTGTACTTTGTGGAACTTTAGGTAAAGTCTTAGTGTCTGCCTTACTCGCATCGTCAAAGACCAGTTTCGGTTCATTCCGACGATTATAAGACAAGCTAGTTGACAAGTCCACATACATTTCTGAAACAGACTGATAACGGTCTGACAGCTTCTTAGCAGTCGCCTTGATGACAACATTTTCTAAAGCCTGAGGGACAGATGGGTTTTCAGCTATGACGGACGGAAGTGGTTTCTGGAAATGCTGGAGGGCAATCGTAACCGCGCTATCCCCATCATAAGGGATATGTCCCGTCAGCATTTCATAGAAGATAATCCCCATTGCATAGATATCACTCTGGAAGGTCGCTTTAGAACCACGCGCTTGTTCAGGTGACAAATAATGAACGGAGCCTAACATTGAGTTGGTCTGGGTCAGACTGGTCTCCGCAAAGGCTACGGCAATCCCAAAGTCCGTGACCTTAGCTGTGCCGTCTGGTGTCAAGAGGATATTTTGAGGTTTCAAATCCCGGTGAACGATTCCTCGAGTATGGGCTAAGCGCATGGCCAAGAGGATTTGCCCCATGATCCGAACCGCTTCTTCATTTGAAAGAGGATAGTGTTCTTTAATATAACGCTTGAGGTCAAGGCCTGCTACGTATTCCATAGCTAGGTACTGTTGACCATCTTCCTCACCAATATCTGTTATCCGAACGATATGAGGATGGTCCAGATCCGCCATGGCTCTCGCTTCACGCTGGAAACGTGCCACAGCAATCGGGTCCGTCTGGTAGTTGGTCCTCAGGACCTTCACTGCAACTTCTTCCCCGTCTAGGATCAAATCCTTGGCCAAGTATACATCTGCCATGCCTCCTCGACCAATCTGCTTGACAATCCGATACCGCCCGGCAAAAATCTTGCCGATTTGGATCATTCTGCTGCCTCCTCGTTCATGTAAACAAGGGCAACCGCAATGTTGTCTAAACCTCCTGCATTGTTAGCGAAGCGAATGAGGGTTGCCGCCTTGTCTGCTAGGGAAATATCGCTGGTTACAATATCATAAATCTCGCTTGCCGAAATCATATTGGTCAAACCATCACTATTGAGCAAGAGATAGTCTCCTGACTCCAGTGTAATCATCCCAAAATCTGGCTGGATTTCATCTTTTTGTCCGATAGACTGGGTGATGATATTCTTTTGAGGGTGAGTTTCTGCTTCTTCTGGAGTCAATTGACCAGCCTTGAGCAATTCGTTGACCAAGGAATGGTCACTTGTCAACTGGTGGTATTCTTCTCCACGAATCAAACCGATACGAGAATCCCCAATGTGAGCATAGATGGCTTGGTTGTCAATAAACGCAACAGCTTCTAGCGTTGTTCCCATGCCTCTGTAGGCTTCGTCCTGACCTAGTTGATGAATTTTTTGATTTTCAATCTCCAGGTAGTGGGCAAACCACTCACGAACTTCATTTACTGAGTCAATTTGGGTATCCACCCAAGCCACACCGAGGTCTGTTACCGCCATCTCACTAGCGATATTTCCTGCACGGTGTCCTCCCATCCCGTCAGCCAAGATGATCATAGTGCGTCCTGCTCGGTTGACAAAGTGATTGACATAGTCCTGATTATTTGTCCGTTTCTGACCAACATCTGTTAATAATGCTATTTCCATTGTGTCAGTTCCTTCCTATTCTGATATCTTGCGAAATTGGCTGATAAAAAATCCATCACTTCCATACAATTCAGGAGTAATCAGGATGCAGCCATCTTTCAGGATATCTTTACATTCGTGTTCTAGTTTAACCTGCTCGAACTCGGGATGACTTTCTAAAAACGCCTCAACGACTTGAAAGTTCTCCTCAGAGACAATAGTACAGGTACTATACGTTATTATACCACCTTTTCGTAGTGTTTGACAAACACTACCTAATATTTCCAGCTGAATTTCCTGTAAGGAGGTGAAATCTGCTGTTTCTTTATTGTATTTGATGTCTGGTTTGCGACGTAAAAGTCCAATCCCAGAACAGGGAGCATCTACCAAAATCTTATCAAAGGAGTCCTTTTCAAAAAACTCATGTACCTTTCTGGCATCCAATTTTTTCGTTTGCACTCGATCTGCCACACCTAAACGCTCCGCATTTTCTTGGATCAAGTTCAACTTATGATCATAAAGATCCAGAGCAGTAACCTGACCTGTCGTGAGATAAGAAGCCATATGGGCTGTTTTCCCACCCGGAGCGGCACAGGCATCTAGGACCTGTTCATCACCTTGTAGATGAAGGGTCGGAGCAACCAGTTGACTGGACTCGTCTTGGATGGTAATGGCCCCTTCAGAAAACAAATCATGTCCTGCAAAGTGGCCTTGCTCCTTGACCAGACCAGTGGAAGTCAAAGGAGAATCAGTCGCCTCTAACACGGCTTTGATTTCCTCTTTTCGACTCAAGTCGGTCACTCGGATGCTGGCTTTGTTGCGCACCAAGAGACTTTCAAAGATGGCTTGGGCTCGCTCTTCACCGTATTCTTCCTTGAGCTTAGACACTAGCCAAACTGGGAGAGAA
This Streptococcus oralis DNA region includes the following protein-coding sequences:
- the rsmB gene encoding 16S rRNA (cytosine(967)-C(5))-methyltransferase RsmB, which translates into the protein MTKVETARSLALAVLEDVFVNQAYSNIALNKHLKGSQLSAADKGLVTEIVYGTVARKLTLEWYLSHFIQDRDKLDNLLYVLLLMSAYQLQYLDKVPDHAVVNEAVEIAKARKKGSEKLVNAVLRRILREGWPDIATIKRKNKRDSIAYSLPVWLVSKLKEEYGEERAQAIFESLLVRNKASIRVTDLSRKEEIKAVLEATDSPLTSTGLVKEQGHFAGHDLFSEGAITIQDESSQLVAPTLHLQGDEQVLDACAAPGGKTAHMASYLTTGQVTALDLYDHKLNLIQENAERLGVADRVQTKKLDARKVHEFFEKDSFDKILVDAPCSGIGLLRRKPDIKYNKETADFTSLQEIQLEILGSVCQTLRKGGIITYSTCTIVSEENFQVVEAFLESHPEFEQVKLEHECKDILKDGCILITPELYGSDGFFISQFRKISE
- a CDS encoding Stp1/IreP family PP2C-type Ser/Thr phosphatase, encoding MEIALLTDVGQKRTNNQDYVNHFVNRAGRTMIILADGMGGHRAGNIASEMAVTDLGVAWVDTQIDSVNEVREWFAHYLEIENQKIHQLGQDEAYRGMGTTLEAVAFIDNQAIYAHIGDSRIGLIRGEEYHQLTSDHSLVNELLKAGQLTPEEAETHPQKNIITQSIGQKDEIQPDFGMITLESGDYLLLNSDGLTNMISASEIYDIVTSDISLADKAATLIRFANNAGGLDNIAVALVYMNEEAAE
- the pknB gene encoding Stk1 family PASTA domain-containing Ser/Thr kinase, with the translated sequence MIQIGKIFAGRYRIVKQIGRGGMADVYLAKDLILDGEEVAVKVLRTNYQTDPIAVARFQREARAMADLDHPHIVRITDIGEEDGQQYLAMEYVAGLDLKRYIKEHYPLSNEEAVRIMGQILLAMRLAHTRGIVHRDLKPQNILLTPDGTAKVTDFGIAVAFAETSLTQTNSMLGSVHYLSPEQARGSKATFQSDIYAMGIIFYEMLTGHIPYDGDSAVTIALQHFQKPLPSVIAENPSVPQALENVVIKATAKKLSDRYQSVSEMYVDLSTSLSYNRRNEPKLVFDDASKADTKTLPKVPQSTLTSIPKAPAQEERPQPKKPTQPVAEPVPAPKPAKKRKFKARYMILLASLLLVAASLIWILSRTPATIPIPDVAGQTVAEAKEALKKSKFEAGEEKSEASDTVAEGRVIRTDPEAGSGRKEGTKVNLIVSSGKQSFQLSNYVGRKYTDVVAELKEKKVPENLIKMEEEESSESEPGTILRQTPASGSTYDLSKATTITLTVAKKVTSVSMPSYIGSSLEFTKNNLTQIVGVKEANIEVVEVSTPEGTKEGTVVDQTPKAGELVDLASTRIKLSIYKPKTPPSTSSSNPAQRGNQGSPTSPNQGNQQGNQQGNTPSSSSSNNEGSHESSRD